In Streptomyces sp. 71268, the DNA window ACGACGGACAGGCCGTGCGCGGCGATGGCGATCTCGACCTGCTCGCGGGTCGGGTTGTCCGCGTCGTACCCGGCGAACATCAACACCTCGTCGGTGTACTCGTGGTTGACCACGAGGAGCTGCCGGTGGCGCTCGTGCGGCACGTCGAGCACGGCCATGTAGTCGTTGTTGTAACCGAACTGCTTGGCCTGCGCCTTGGCGCTCTGGTTGTTCGGGTCGAAGTCGCGGCCGCCGGGCAGGATGGGCTCGCCCCAGCGGATGACGATGTTCTGCTCGTAGCCACGCGGGATGACGACCGCGTCCTTGGTGTTCGGCGCGACCGGCTCGAAGCGCAGGCCACGGGCGCCGCGGCTCTTGCCGTGGCCCTTGCCGCCGTGCGCGGCGACGGCCGGCGTGGCGGCGGACGCCTGCGGCGCCTGGCCGAGACCGACGGCGGCACCGGCCGCGGCGGTCACGGTGACGACGGCGCTGGCGCGCAGCAGGTTGCGGCGCGAGAGCGCGCTCGCGATGACGTCACCGACGTACGCGTTGGCGCTGGTGTTGGGCACCTCGTGGAAGCAGGCGTCACCACAGCGGTAGCGGCAGGTCAGTGCGGAACGGGCACCCGGGTGCGAGCTGATCAGTGGCAGGAGCTTGCGCACGTCAATTCCTTCGTCTTCGATCCAGCGGCGCAGGCCCGCGCCGACACGGTGTCGGAATCCATCCGCCGCGAAGCTATGGGGACGGTGTCGCCAAACGGCGAAGTGAGGGTTAATCAGCGGTGAACGACGACGGTCAGTCGTCACTGACGGTGAGGTTTGGGCCGGAGCACTCCGATATCCGGACGCCACGCCCCGCCGGTTATGCCCGAGTTGACGCCCGCCGCCTGCCCCGCGCCGCCCTCGCGTACCGGACCACCCGCACCCGGGCCCGCGGGCTCGCTCCGGCCGGCGCCCCAAGGCCCGTTAGCCTTACGTGTCCGGCCAGGCCAGGCCCGTTCGGCTGCCCGCCGGTATACACCGGCGTTTACCGGCACCTACCGGCCATGACGGACGCGCATCGCACTCGACAGGTGAGGGGTTTCATCCATGGGCATACGGGACCTGCTGCGCAAAGTTTTTGGCCGCTCACGGACGGCGACCGACGAGAGCGAGGCCCCCGGGTCGTCGGCCGAGCCCACGCCGGAGTCGACAAAGGCGTCGGCCACCGATCCGGCCACCCCCTCCTCCGCTACCGAGCCCGAGCACGCCACGGGGTCCGCGTCGGGCCCCACCGTCATCCGCGTCGCCCCGCGCGAGCCGCTCCCGGGCGACGAGGGCGGCAAGGAGCCGGCCCCGGACCCGGTCCCGACCGAGCCGGAGACCGCCGGGGTGCGGAGCGAGGCCGAGGTCGACGTCGAGACCGAGGCGGACGTCGAGGCCCGCGCCACGACCCTCACCGAGCCGGTGGCCAAGCCCACGGACGAGCCGGCGGCAGTCGACACCACCGCCACGTCGGCGGACGAGGCCGGGACGGAGACCCCCGAGGCCAAGACCGGGGCCAAGACCGAGGCAGAGGTCAAGACCGAGGCCGAGGCCGAGGCCGAGGCCGAGGCCGAGGCCGTCACCGCCTCCCCGGCGACCGAGACCGAGACCGTCACACCTGAGCCCGAGACCAAGCCCGAGCCCGCCACGGCCGAGCCCGAGGCCGTCACGCCCGTGAGCGAGCCCGATCCCGAGCCCGTACGGGATGCCGCGCCCGAGGCCACGGACGCGGCGGATGCCGAGCCGAAGCCAGAGCCGGAGCCGGCGGCGGACCCCATACCGGAAGCGGCGCCGGAAGCCGGACAGGACGCCGCACCGGTCGACGAGCCCGTCGCCGTGATCGAGGACGCGCCCAAGCCCGTCGCCGTGGCCGAGACCGGGCCCGAGCTGGCGGCCGACGCGGAGCCTGTCGCGGAGCCCGTGAGAGAGCCTGTCGCCGAGTCCGAGGCGGAGTCGGACCCCGCGCCGGCCGCCGAGCAGACGCCTGAGCCAGCCCCCGAGCCGGCGGCGGCAGCGGCCCCGCAGGCGGAGGCCAAGGCGCAGGCCGAGCCGGAAGCCGACGCCGAGACCGAGCCGGAGGCCGACGCCGAAACCGGGTCGGAGCCCGCGGCCCCGGCGGCAGCGGATGCCGGCGCCGGCACCAACCCCGGTGCCGCGCTCTCCCTCGCCAAGGTGGAGGAGGCCGCTCCGGGCCTGGTCAGCCTGTACAAGGCCGCGTCCGCCGTGGTCGAGAAGCACGGACTGGGCGGGCAGCGGGCCGCCGTGTACCTGGTCCTGGACCGGTCGGGTTCCATGCGCCGCTACTACAAGGACGGCACCGTCCAGCACCTGGCCGAGCAGGCGCTCGGCCTGTCCGCGCACTTCGACGACGACGGTGTGGTGCCCGTGGTGTTCTTCTCCACCGACGTGGACGGCACCGCCGATCTGGATCTCGCCAACTACTCGGGCCGCATCGAGGAGTTGCACGGCTCGCTCGGACACATGGGGCGTACGAACTACCACTGGGCCATCAACGCCGTGGTCGAGCACTACGAGAAGTCGGGGTCGACCGACCCCGCGTTCGTGATCTTCCAGACGGACGGCGCGCCGACCAGCAAGCCGGCGGCCGAGCGGGCGCTGTGCGAGGCGGCCCGGTTGCCGATCTTCTGGCAGTTCGTCGGCTTCGGCGACCCGCAGGCCAAGGGCTTCGACTTCCTGCGCAAGCTGGACGACCTGGCCGTGCCCGAGCGGCGCCAGGTCGACAACGCGGGCTTCTTCCACGCGGGCCTCGAACCGCGCGAGCTGTCCGACGCCGAGCTGTACGGACAGCTGATGGTGGAGTTCCCGGAGTGGCTGATCGAGGCCAGGGAGGCGGGCGTACTCCGCTGACCCCGGCCGCCCGGACCCCGGGCCGCCCCCGACCCACCCGGACGGCCCCGCGCACGCCCAGCGCGGGGCCGTCACCGTGCGTAAACGCGTCGGCGACGGCATCCGGCGGCCGTTAGGATTTCGACCATGGCGGCCACTGGAACCGAGCAGCGAGGGGCGAGCACGTACTACGTCTCGACCCCCATCTACTACGTGAACGACGCTCCCCACCTGGGCCACGCCTATACGACCGTCGCAGGCGACGTGCTCACCCGCTGGCACCGCCAGCGCGGCGAGAAGGTGTGGTACCTCACCGGCACGGACGAGCACGGTCAGAAGATCATGCGCACCGCCGAGGCGAACGGGGTGACCCCGCAGGAGTGGTGCGACAAGCTCGTGGAGGAGGCGTGGAAGCCCCTCTGGGAGCACCTGGAGATCGCGAACGACGACTTCATCCGCACCACGCAGAAGCGGCACACCGACCGCGTCCAGGAGTTCGTCCAGGATCTCTACGACAAGGGCGAGATCTACCAGGGCGGCTACGAGGGCCCGTACTGCGTGGGCTGCGAGGAGTACAAGACGCCCGGCGAGCTGCTGGACGGCGAGGGTGAGTTCGCCGGTCAGAAGCTGTGCCCGATCCACAAGAAGCCCGTGGAGATGCTGAAGGAGGAGAACTACTTCTTCAAGCTCTCCGAGTACGGCCCGCGGCTGCTTGAGCACTACGAGAACAACCCGGACTTCATCCAGCCCGAGTCCGCCCGCAACGAGGTCGTGAACTTCGTCCGGCAGGGGCTGCAGGACCTGTCGATCTCCCGGTCCACGTTCGACTGGGGCGTGCCGGTGCCGTGGGACGACAAGCACGTCATCTACGTGTGGATCGACGCCCTGCTCAACTACGCGACGGCCGTCGGCTACGGCTCCGACCAGGCGAAGTTCGAGTCGACCTGGCCGGCGAGCGTGCACCTGGTGGGCAAGGACATCCTGCGCTTCCACGCGGTGATCTGGCCCGCGATGCTGATGGCCAACGGACTCCCGCTGCCCGGCAAGATCGCCGCCAACGGCTGGCTGATGGTCGGCGGCGAGAAGATGTCCAAGTCCAACCTGACGGGCATCAAGCCGCAGGACCTGACCTCGCACTTCGGCGTGGACGCGTACCGCTGGTACTTCCTGCGGGCCATCGCCTTCGGGCAGGACGGCTCGTTCTCCTGGGAGGACTTCAGCGCCCGCTACACCAGCGAGCTGGCCAACGACTTCGGCAACCTGGCCTCCCGCGTGGCGGCCATGGTCGGCAAGTACTTCGGCGGCACGCTGCCCGAGGCCACCGCGCACGGCGACGCCGAGCAGGCCGTGGCCGACGGGCTCGCCAAGGCGGTCGCCGAGGCCGACACCAAGATCGGCGAGGAGCTGGACTTCGCCGGCGGCATCGCGGCGGTCTTCGACTTCATCAAGCAGGTCAACGGCTACCTCACCGAGCAGGAGCCGTGGAAGGTCGCCAAGGACACCTCGGCCGAGGGCCAGGCCCGCCTCGCGACCATCCTGTACACGGCGGCCGAGGCGCTGCGCGGCACCGCCGTGCTGCTCGCCCCGGTGATGCCCGCCACCTGCGAGAAGCTGTGGGCCTCGCTCGGCGCCGAGGCGCACCTGGGCCCGCTGGCCGACCAGCGCGTCCAGTCCGCCGGCACCTGGGGCGCGCTGCCCGTGGGCGCCACGGTCACCAAGGGCGAGATCCTCTTCCCGCGCCTGGAGGAGCCCGCGAAGGGCTGACCGCCACCCCGCGCCCGACACGCGCGACACGCACGCGAGACCACGACGCCCGGCCGGAGCCCCCGGCCGGGCGTCGTGCGTACGAGCGTCCACCCGGGCCGGTCCCGGGCGGACGGTCAGCCCCGGGACCAGCCCGGTCCGCCCGGTGGCGTGGCCCCGTCCGACCAGGCCGACCGGCACCGACGCCACGCGTTGACGTTTCGCCAACCGATCGTTTAGGCCACGCGCGCACCCTGTGAGAGGTAGAGACACCGGAAGTACGTGAAGAACGAGGACGCAGTGGCCGATACCGATCAACGCGTGACCGTGACGGTGCACGGCACCGATCCCCTCTCCCGCGACGGGGTCCTCCGTCACCTGCGGGACCAGCCGGGGGTGGAGCTCTTCGACGGACCGCGCCCGGGCGAGCAGTCCCCGCCGGGCGGCGTGTCCGTGGCCGTGCTGCTCGCGGGCCGGTTCGACGAGCTGGCCGGGGCCGAGCTGCGCCGCCTGGTGCGCGGCGGCCAGCGGCGGGTCGTCGTCATCACCGACGAGCTGCCCGAGAACGACCTGATGGCGGTGCTCGAGTACGGCGTACGCGCGGTCCTCTGGCGCCACCAGGCGACGCGCCGACGGCTGCTGCGGGCCGTGCACCGCACGGCCCGCGAGGAGGGCGTCCTGCCGCCCGACCGGATCAGGACGCTGCTGCCGCGCGGCGAGCGCACCCGGCGCGAGTGCCCACGGCCCGACTGCGGCCGCCGCGGCGGGCCGTGACCCCCGCCGGGCGGCCCGCGCGGGCGCCTACCGGGCCAGCGACTTCGCGTCGCCCATCACGATGACCGGGTGCCGCTCCGGGTCGAGGGCGCGGACGAGGTCGCGCATGTCGCGCTCGGCGAGGCTGACACAGCCCTGGGTCGGGCCGCCGTGGTCCACGTGGATCCAGATGCCGCCGCCACGGGAGGCGCCCATCGGCCGGGTCCAGTCCAGCGGGGACGTGCCGGGCACCCGGTTGTAGTTGATGGCCACGACGTAGTCGAAGGAGCCCGCCAGCGGCTCGCCCTCGAAGCCCCGGCCGACGGCCGTGAAGGAGTCGGAGCGCTCGTACGGGAGCCGGCTGCCCGGGTTGGCGTGCAGGCCGCCCGCGTCCGTGAGGCCGAAGACGCCGATCGGCGAGCGCAGGTCGCCCATCATGTGCTTGTCGGTCCAGCCGCGCCGCGCGTTGTGCGCGGGCCAGGACGTGCCGGCGCGCCAGGCGCCCTCCTCGGTGCGCTCGTACAGCACCGCCCTCGACCGCGAGGAGTCGCGGCCCTCGCCCGTCACGAGCAGCACCTGTCGGCTGCGCTCGGGGACCTTGGCCAGCGTCTTCGGTCCTATGCCCGGCAGTTGGCGGGGCAGCGCGGTGGGCGCGGCCCGACCGGCCCGGCCGCCGTTGGCCTCGGGGCCTGCCGCGGCGCCCGCCGGGGCTCTGGTCGCGTCGGGCTCGGGCTCGGAGGAGAGATCACACGCGCCGAGCGCGCCGAGCGCGCCGGCGACGAAGAGCGTGGCGGCCAGGCCGCGCGCTAAGGGACGACGGGGGGACGGCAGCGAAGGCGACTGCGGGGGCATGATCGCTCTCTTCCGGGCAGGGCGCGGGCGGGGGGCCGACGCCGGTCGGTGACAGACGGCACGGACGGCTCACACGGGGTCGAAAGCCGCTCAACCTCCCAACGTGCCACATGCGTCCAGTGTGCCGGCCACGGGGTGCCCGGTCTGGGCCTGTTCACGACATCCGGTTCCGGCTCGGGTTCCGTGGTGCGCGCGGTGGGTGATTCCCGTTGAGAGACCAGTGGGGCCGAAGGCGGGCCTCAGGCGCAGACGATGGGGCAGCCGCGTCGGATCGAGTGCTGCGCGGCGCGCAGGAACAGTGCGACGTAGAAGGCTGTGTCCAGGTCCTTGGTCCACGGTCCTGTTCGACTGGTGGCCAGTCCCCTCGCTTCGTGTCGGAACCACGTGCTCAGGTCGAGGTTGTCGCATGTCGCCGGGGTTTCGGCTGGCAGGTCAATGGCCGCCGCCAGCTTCTCGGCGAGCGGTAGTACCTGAGGAGCGCCAGCCACCATGGACTCGTAGTCGTCGGACTCGATGGGCAACCAGATCTCCTCGTCGAGTGAGAAGGGCACGAGCACGGACCAGCCGCAGAGGGTCTCCGTTTCCTCCCGTGACAGGTGCGTCCGACACAAGGCGAGGAACCCGGTCATGTCGGGGGTCAGCTTTTCCTCGAAAGCTTGCCCCGAGCCTCGTACGAAGTCCGTCTCCGCGGGGACGTCCTCGTAGGGCGGCAGGCCTCGCCGCCTGAGTTCAGCATCGAGTGCCGAAGCAACCCGGCCCCATCCGTCTTCCTCGTCACCGAACCATTCCTCCGCGCCGACGCTCGTCAGGTAAACACCCATGTGGGGGAAGCTATCGCGCGCTTCTGACATCGCCGGGTCGATGTTCCGGAGAAACGGCTGAAGCTGACTCGGCGTCAGCGGTCTCGGTGGCGTACGCGGCTTCAGCGGGCGAAGACCGTGCTGGCGAGGAGGACGTGGGTGGCGGTGCCGCCGAGGATGCTCAGCAGCGCGGTGCGGCGCCACAGGTGGAGGCCGACGGTGACGGCCAGGGCCGCGAGCGGGGCGGTGGCGCGGGCCTCGGCCACCGGCAGGTCGTGCAGGCAGTAGACGACCAGGATCACCATGACGCCGACGGGCATGTGGACGCTGAGGTAGCGGGCGGTGCCGCTCTCGCGCAGCGGGGTGAGCGCGGCGAAGGGCAGGGCTCGCAGGGCCCAGGTGACGGCGGCGGAGACGAGGACGGCGGCGACGGCGTAACTGGTGTCAGGCATGGCGCGTGGCCCGGGACGTGGCGAGGCGGCGGCCCAGCAGGGCGGCGGTGAACAGGGCGAAGGCGGCCGGGAGCATCTGGCCGGGGAAGAGGAGGCGGGCCAAGAGGGCGCTGAGCACGGCCAGGGCGGGGGTGGCGAGTTGGCCCCGCAGGTCGCGGACCGCGTCGAGGGCGAGGACGGTGAACAGGGCGGTCAGGGCGAAGTCCAGACCGGTGACGCGGTCGGGGATGAAGGAGCCGAGCAGCGCTCCGACGGTCGAGCTGGCGGCCCAGTACAGGTGCAGGGAGAACTGCAGCCACAGGATGCGACGGCTGGACCAGCCGCGCGCCTGCTCACCGGTGGTCAGCGCGTACGCCTCGTCGCACAGCGCGTAGGTGCTGTACGTCTTGCCGAGCCGGCCGCCCACGCGGTGCAGCGGGAAGGACAGCGTGTAGAAGACGTGCCGGACGTTCACCAGGAGCGCCGAGACCGCTATCGACGCGAGCGGGGCGGCGGCGGCGACCATGCCGACGAGCAGGAACTCGAACGATCCGCCGAAGACGAGCGCCGCCGACAGCCCCGCCCACCACCACTCAAGACCCGACTGCGTCACCAGCGCCCCGTAGGCCAGCCCGAGCGGCAGGAACGCCAGGCCCACACCGGCGGAGTCCCGCAGCGCCGCGCGCGCCTCGGACCGGGCCGAAGGCACCTCGGCCCGCTCCGCGAGCGCGCCGGGCCGGGTCGCGCCGGCCTCGGGCCGGGTCGCGATCGTCCCGGGCCGAGTAACGGGGGCCTCGGGCCGGGGCGCGGGCGGCGGGGTGGGCGTGCACCGAGGGCGGTCCTCGGTGGCGACGGCGCTGGTCTCCATGCGCGGAATCTTAGGACGGATCGCGCCTCATATGGTTGCCACCTCTGACCCTAGAATCGGGGAATGAGCAACAAAGTGACACTTGATGCCGTTGATCGCGACATTCTGTTTCACCTGAGCCAGGACGGGCGACTGACCAACGTCGAGCTGGCCAAGCGGGTCGGCCTGACCCCGCCGCCCTGCCTGCGCCGGGTCAAGCGGCTGGAGGAGGCCGGCGTCATCACCGGATATCGGGCCGTCATCAACCCGCGGGCCATCGGCCGTGGCCTGGAGGTCCTGGTCAACGTCGAGATCTACGCCCAGGACCGCAAGAGCTTCCAGGAGTTCGAGGACACCGTGTCCGCCTTCGAGGAGGTCACCGAGTTCCGCCGCATGTACGGGCGCCCGGACTACTTCATCCGCGTCGCCGTCGCCGACCACGCCGCCTACGAGACCTTCATCACCGAAAAGCTCAGCAGCCTGCCCGCCGTACTCCGCCTTGAGTCCCACCTGACCATGAAGGAGATCAAGACCATCCCGTAGGACGGACGCACGCGGAACCCGCGCCCCGTCACGCAGCGCCCCCGTCACGCCAGCGCCGCCCCCGCCCACGCCCCGGCACGCCCGGGCAGCGGCCGGCCCGGCCGGCCCCCCCGCCGACCCCGGGACCCCTCCCGGGGCGGCTGCCAACAATGGGGTACGGCCACGCACGCTCCGTGAACCGGGAAGAGACCGCGATGGACGACACGCCGCACGCCACGCCGGAACCAGGCTCGCGACCCGTTCCCCCGGACGTCGACGAGCACGACGCGTCGTCCGACGACGCGGTGCCGTACGACGCGACGTCGGAGTGGGGGACGCCCTGGCCGCCGCCGAGGCCGCCGCGCAAGCGCGTGTACGACCCGCTGGCGGTCGCGCTCGGCAACGCCTCGCTGCTCGGCGTCGGCTACCTCCTCCTCGGCCGCCGGCTGCTGGCCCTGGTCCAGGTCGCGGGCGCGGTCGCGCTGGTCGCGGTGTTGCTGGACCGGGCCGAGCCGTGGTGCGAGTTCGCCGTGCTCGGCTGGTGGCTGCTGACGACCGCGCACGGCTGGTACCTGGCCCGCCGCGGCGACCCGCGCACCACCGCGCGCGGGTACCGTCTGGTCGCCGCCGGCCTGACGCTGGCGGTGCTGCTGACCGTGGGGCTGCTGCGGCTGGACGCGGCGGGCATCGAGGACGACGTGACCCGGGCCCGCGCACGGGGCGACTGCGCGGCGGTGTTGGCGGCGCATGACCAGGTGGGGTTCGGTCAGCGCCTCGCGGACGCGCCCGCCGCCGAGCGGGGGGATGCCGTGGTGGAGGTGTGCCGCCGGTTGCTCAGCTCGGGCGACGAACTGAACTACGGTCTCCACGGAGATGTCGACACCCGCAAGCTGGCCAGCGGCTTCAACACCCTGTCCGACGTGCTCAAGCAGCCGGAATACACCGAGGCGGTGGCCCGCACGCTCGATGGGTTCCTGCGCTCGCTGCCACTCAGCAGCGCCTGCGACACCGTACGCGTCACCGACTGGCTGCGGGCCAGGAAGACGCGTCACGACGTGCTGGACCGGGTCTCCACCACCGTGCGCCGCACCGCTCCCGAGGCGTTGGTGGACTGCGCCGAGGCGCTGCACGGGCGCGAGGAGTGGGGACAGGCCCTCGATCTCTATCAGCAGTTGCTGGACCAGTATCCGGAGAGCAGCCTCTCCGACCAGGCCCGTAAAGGCGCCCACCGGGCCACGCTGGCCATCGAGCTGGCGACCGTACGCGAGCGGCTCGGCGACGCGTACGGCGGCCAGCCCTCGTACTGCTCGAAGCCGGCGAAGTACAGCGCCGCGCCCAAGGCCCGCGAGGGCGCCACCAACCGCGCGCTGATCTACGGAAACGACGAGTACACCGACCGGCTCCCGAAGAGTTGGCGGGCCGACGACGCCACCAGGGCCGCGCTGGTGGTCTGCGTGGGCGAGACGGAGGCCGACGACAGGGGCAGCGCCGTCCGGACGTGCCCGTACCAGGCCAAGAACGCCGTCGGCGGCGTCAAGCAGGTGACGTTCCACAAGATCGCGATCCCGGTGAAGGTCTACGCGCTGCGCACCGGCCAGCTCGTGGCCGACCGCACGGTGGAGATCGGCGGCACGAGCTGCCCGCGATGGCTCAGGTACGAGTACTACCTCACGGACTTCGGCCCGCCGTCCGACATGCCCGTCAAGGAGACCACGGCCGACGTCCGCGCCGCCTTCGAGCCGCTGGTCCGCCGCGGGTGAGCCGCGGCCCGTGCCGGCGGCGCCGGCCGCCGCCACGGTCGGCGCCGCCACACGCCGCGGCGCCCCGGACCGCGCGGGTCCGGGGCGCCGTGGCGACGTCGTACGGGCGAGCCCGCGCGGGGCTACTTGACCGGCTTGGCCGGCTGGGCCTGCGGCTCCGCGCCCTTGGGGTCCTTGGCCGCGGCCTGCTTGGCCGGCGCCGGCTTGCGCAGCGACAGGTGCAGCTCGCGCAGCCGCGCCTCGTCCACCTCGCTGGGCGCGCCCATGAGCAGGTCCTGGGCGTTGCCGTTGAGCGGGAAGGCGATCGTCTCGCGGATGTTGGGCTCGTCCGCGAGCAGCATCACGATGCGGTCCACGCCCGGCGCGATGCCGCCGTGCGGCGGGGCGCCGAACTTGAAGGCGCGGAGCATGCCGCCGAACTCGCGCTCCACCTCCTCCTGGGAGTAGCCCGCGATGCCGAACGCCTCGTACATGACCTCGGGCTCGTGGTTGCGGATCGCGCCGGAGGACAGCTCGGTGCCGTTGCAGACGATGTCGTACTGCCAGGCGAGGATGTCCAGCGGGTCCTTGGTGCGCAGCGCCTCCAGGCCGCCCTGCGGCATGGAGAACGGGTTGTGCGAGAACTCGATCGCGCCGGTGTCCTCGTTCTTCTCGAACATCGGGAAGTCCACGACCCAGCAGAAGCGGTAGACGTTCTCCTCGAAGTGCCCGGCGCGCTTGGCGGCCTCGACCCGCACCGCGCCCATGATCTTGGAGACCTCGTCGAAGTCGCCGGCGCCGAAGAAGATCGACGTGCCGGCCTTGCCGCCGACCTCGGCGACCAGCTTGGCCACGTCGTCCTCGGTGAGGAACTTCGCGATCGGACCGGTCAGCTTGCCGTCCTCGCCGACGCGCACCCAGGCCAGGCCCTTGGCGCCCTGTTCGACGGCGTACTCGCCGAGCTGGTCGAAGAACTTGCGCGGCTGCTCGCCGGTGTCGGGCACGGCCAGGGCGCGCACGTGCTTGTCGGCGAACGCCTTGAAGCCGGAGCCCGCGAACACGTGCGAGACGTCCACCAGCTCCAGCTGGGCCCGCAGGTCGGGCTTGTCCGAGCCGTACTTGAGCATCGCCTCACGGAAGGGGATGCGCGGGAACGGCGAGGTGACCTCGCGGCCGTCGCCCAGCTCGTTGAACAGGTCGGTCATCACCTTCTCGATGACCTGGAACACGTCCTCCTGCTCGACGAAGCTCATCTCGACGTCGAGCTGGTAGAACTCGCCGGGCGAGCGGTCGGCGCGGGCGTCCTCGTCGCGGAAGCAGGGCGCGATCTGGAAGTAGCGGTCGAAGCCCGCGATCATCAGCAACTGCTTGAACTGCTGCGGGGCCTGCGGCAGCGCGTAGAACTTGCCGGCGTGCAGCCGCGAGGGCACCAGGAAGTCGCGGGCGCCCTCGGGCGAGGTGGCCGACAGGATCGGGGTGGCCAGCTCGTTGAAGCCGAGCGCGGTCATCTTGGCGCGCAGCGCGGCGATGACCTTCGAGCGCAGGATGATGTTGCGGTGCATGCGCTCGCGGCGCAGGTCGAGGAAGCGGTACTCCAGGCGGCGCTCCTCGTTCACGTTGTCCTCGGGGAAGACGGTGAACGGCAGCGGGTCGGCGGCGCCCAGCACCTCGACGGCGCTGACCTCGACCTCGATGTCGCCGGTGGGCAGGTCCGGGTTGACGTTGTCCGCGCCGCGCGCGATGACCCGGCCGTCCACCCGGACGACGGTCTCCTTGGTGAGCGAGCTGAGTGCCTCGTTGGCGGCCGTGTCGGGCCGTACGACGAGCTGCACCACGCCGTAGTGGTCGCGCAGGTCGATGAAGAGGATGCCGCCCAGGTTCCGTCGGTTGTGCAGCCAGCCGCTCAACCGCACCTCAGTGTCGACGTCAGCGGCACGGAGCTCGCCGCAGGTGTGGGACCGGTACCGATGCATCATTCATCCAAGTCGTCTGAGCGGGGCGTGGACGGCGCGGGCGAGGCTTGGCTGAGCCGGGGCCCGGGCGCGAGTGCCACTGCGGGCAAGGTGCCAGCCTACCGCC includes these proteins:
- a CDS encoding VWA domain-containing protein → MGIRDLLRKVFGRSRTATDESEAPGSSAEPTPESTKASATDPATPSSATEPEHATGSASGPTVIRVAPREPLPGDEGGKEPAPDPVPTEPETAGVRSEAEVDVETEADVEARATTLTEPVAKPTDEPAAVDTTATSADEAGTETPEAKTGAKTEAEVKTEAEAEAEAEAEAVTASPATETETVTPEPETKPEPATAEPEAVTPVSEPDPEPVRDAAPEATDAADAEPKPEPEPAADPIPEAAPEAGQDAAPVDEPVAVIEDAPKPVAVAETGPELAADAEPVAEPVREPVAESEAESDPAPAAEQTPEPAPEPAAAAAPQAEAKAQAEPEADAETEPEADAETGSEPAAPAAADAGAGTNPGAALSLAKVEEAAPGLVSLYKAASAVVEKHGLGGQRAAVYLVLDRSGSMRRYYKDGTVQHLAEQALGLSAHFDDDGVVPVVFFSTDVDGTADLDLANYSGRIEELHGSLGHMGRTNYHWAINAVVEHYEKSGSTDPAFVIFQTDGAPTSKPAAERALCEAARLPIFWQFVGFGDPQAKGFDFLRKLDDLAVPERRQVDNAGFFHAGLEPRELSDAELYGQLMVEFPEWLIEAREAGVLR
- the metG gene encoding methionine--tRNA ligase, producing the protein MAATGTEQRGASTYYVSTPIYYVNDAPHLGHAYTTVAGDVLTRWHRQRGEKVWYLTGTDEHGQKIMRTAEANGVTPQEWCDKLVEEAWKPLWEHLEIANDDFIRTTQKRHTDRVQEFVQDLYDKGEIYQGGYEGPYCVGCEEYKTPGELLDGEGEFAGQKLCPIHKKPVEMLKEENYFFKLSEYGPRLLEHYENNPDFIQPESARNEVVNFVRQGLQDLSISRSTFDWGVPVPWDDKHVIYVWIDALLNYATAVGYGSDQAKFESTWPASVHLVGKDILRFHAVIWPAMLMANGLPLPGKIAANGWLMVGGEKMSKSNLTGIKPQDLTSHFGVDAYRWYFLRAIAFGQDGSFSWEDFSARYTSELANDFGNLASRVAAMVGKYFGGTLPEATAHGDAEQAVADGLAKAVAEADTKIGEELDFAGGIAAVFDFIKQVNGYLTEQEPWKVAKDTSAEGQARLATILYTAAEALRGTAVLLAPVMPATCEKLWASLGAEAHLGPLADQRVQSAGTWGALPVGATVTKGEILFPRLEEPAKG
- a CDS encoding DNA-binding response regulator — its product is MTVTVHGTDPLSRDGVLRHLRDQPGVELFDGPRPGEQSPPGGVSVAVLLAGRFDELAGAELRRLVRGGQRRVVVITDELPENDLMAVLEYGVRAVLWRHQATRRRLLRAVHRTAREEGVLPPDRIRTLLPRGERTRRECPRPDCGRRGGP
- a CDS encoding AzlD domain-containing protein, coding for MPDTSYAVAAVLVSAAVTWALRALPFAALTPLRESGTARYLSVHMPVGVMVILVVYCLHDLPVAEARATAPLAALAVTVGLHLWRRTALLSILGGTATHVLLASTVFAR
- a CDS encoding AzlC family ABC transporter permease; the protein is METSAVATEDRPRCTPTPPPAPRPEAPVTRPGTIATRPEAGATRPGALAERAEVPSARSEARAALRDSAGVGLAFLPLGLAYGALVTQSGLEWWWAGLSAALVFGGSFEFLLVGMVAAAAPLASIAVSALLVNVRHVFYTLSFPLHRVGGRLGKTYSTYALCDEAYALTTGEQARGWSSRRILWLQFSLHLYWAASSTVGALLGSFIPDRVTGLDFALTALFTVLALDAVRDLRGQLATPALAVLSALLARLLFPGQMLPAAFALFTAALLGRRLATSRATRHA
- a CDS encoding Lrp/AsnC family transcriptional regulator — its product is MSNKVTLDAVDRDILFHLSQDGRLTNVELAKRVGLTPPPCLRRVKRLEEAGVITGYRAVINPRAIGRGLEVLVNVEIYAQDRKSFQEFEDTVSAFEEVTEFRRMYGRPDYFIRVAVADHAAYETFITEKLSSLPAVLRLESHLTMKEIKTIP
- the aspS gene encoding aspartate--tRNA ligase → MHRYRSHTCGELRAADVDTEVRLSGWLHNRRNLGGILFIDLRDHYGVVQLVVRPDTAANEALSSLTKETVVRVDGRVIARGADNVNPDLPTGDIEVEVSAVEVLGAADPLPFTVFPEDNVNEERRLEYRFLDLRRERMHRNIILRSKVIAALRAKMTALGFNELATPILSATSPEGARDFLVPSRLHAGKFYALPQAPQQFKQLLMIAGFDRYFQIAPCFRDEDARADRSPGEFYQLDVEMSFVEQEDVFQVIEKVMTDLFNELGDGREVTSPFPRIPFREAMLKYGSDKPDLRAQLELVDVSHVFAGSGFKAFADKHVRALAVPDTGEQPRKFFDQLGEYAVEQGAKGLAWVRVGEDGKLTGPIAKFLTEDDVAKLVAEVGGKAGTSIFFGAGDFDEVSKIMGAVRVEAAKRAGHFEENVYRFCWVVDFPMFEKNEDTGAIEFSHNPFSMPQGGLEALRTKDPLDILAWQYDIVCNGTELSSGAIRNHEPEVMYEAFGIAGYSQEEVEREFGGMLRAFKFGAPPHGGIAPGVDRIVMLLADEPNIRETIAFPLNGNAQDLLMGAPSEVDEARLRELHLSLRKPAPAKQAAAKDPKGAEPQAQPAKPVK